The following coding sequences are from one Loxodonta africana isolate mLoxAfr1 chromosome 18, mLoxAfr1.hap2, whole genome shotgun sequence window:
- the LOC111752513 gene encoding C-type lectin domain family 10 member A-like codes for MSVKYEDLQPLESEEKSQTFRNGPCSPQSLLRHLWSGPHLYLLTLGLSLLLLVIICVIGSQIPKLQWDLVTLRTTSHNFTSSIMAEVQALNSHSGSLQEMITSLRGEMEEHKQELQAARSLNDKVFTLESELDKQVQELKAVHSSIFQQVQQQAKDLKSLTCQMAALKSNSSGNTHCRTYWVEHEGSCYWFSHSKKSWSEAEEYCQLSGAHLVVINSLEEQNFVQDYIGSFESWIGLNDPEGVWKWVDGTDYDTNFKNWDENQPDDWDGHGLGGGEDCAHIQTSGKWNDNVCQRRFHWVCETSLGKAS; via the exons ATGTCAGTGAAGTATGAAGACCTTCAGCCCCTGGAGAGTGAGGAGAAAAGCCAGACGTTTAGGAATG GGCCATGTTCTCCTCAGTCCTTGCTGCGGCATCTCTGGTCTGGACCCCACCTCTACCTGCTCACCCTGGGCCTCAGCCTCCTTTTGCTGGTCATCATCTGTGTGATCGGATCTCAAA TTCCCAAGCTTCAGTGGGACCTGGTGACCCTGAGAACAACTTCCCACAACTTCACATCAAGCATCATGGCTGAGGTCCAGGCACTGAACTCCCACA GTGGCAGCTTGCAAGAAATGATAACATCTCTGCGAGGTGAGATGGAGGAACACAAACAGGAGCTGCAAGCAG CCCGCAGCTTGAACGATAAGGTGTTTACTCTGGAAAGCGAGCTGGATAAACAGGTGCAGGAACTCAAAGCAG TTCATTCCAGTATATTCCAGCAAGTCCAGCAGCAGGCCAAGGACCTGAAATCCCTGACTTGCCAGATGGCTGCTCTCAAGAGCAACA GCTCTGGGAATACCCACTGTCGCACCTACTGGGTGGAGCATGAAGGCAGCTGCTACTGGTTCTCTCATTCTAAGAAGTCCTGGTCTGAGGCTGAGGAATACTGCCAGCTGAGTGGCGCCCACCTGGTTGTCATCAACTCCTTGGAGGAGCAG AATTTTGTCCAGGATTATATAGGCTCCTTCGAATCCTGGATTGGCCTCAATGATCCTGAAGGAGTTTGGAAATGGGTGGATGGGACAGACTATGACACCAACTTCAA GAACTGGGATGAGAACCAGCCGGACGACTGGGATGGGCATGGCCTGGGTGGAGGTGAGGACTGTGCCCACATCCAGACCAGTGGCAAATGGAATGACAATGTCTGCCAGAGACGTTTCCACTGGGTCTGCGAGACCAGCTTGGGCAAGGCCAGCTAG